The Leptospira perdikensis genome contains the following window.
TATTTTCCTTCCCATCTCGGTTGTGATACCTTGATTTCGGAAACAAATTTAAAATCTTCTTCTTTATAAGTATCCAAGTATTGGATTACGGAAGCGATTCTCAGTTTTAGTTCTTCTAAATTAGTTTCTGAGTCATCGTGAACTGGTGCTTCTTTTCCAGAAATACGAGCAACACAAAGTTTAGCAGTGTCACAAGCAATTTGGATTTGTTTTGTTAAATGGAATTGGTCGGGATAAAGGCGTGCATTGAGCAAATTCTCAAAGGCAAATTTTTTGGTAGCAGAATGGGTTTCTGCTTTTTCTAAAATTTTAGTTAAATTCCCAAGTCCCTTTTTAAACGATTGGACGGAGATTTCATATACGATAGATTCATTCATTGTTCTACTCAAATATGAGGAGAGCACTTACGCAATCTATTAAATCTGGAAAACAACAGAATGTAGGTGATAGAATGGAATTCGCATTCCTATGCCGATAGTTTATAATCAATCGGTGGCTACTGAAAACAAAGTTTTGAGCCACCCACCATTGGTTCTTTTTAGATTGCAATTCCTCCTGAGAGGACAAGTTCTAAAAATCCAAAATTTTGCGAAGCACGGTTGGAGCCACCACTTGTGAGAACATCGGTGAGGTCAATATAACCACCTTTCCCACCAAACTCTATAAAGTAAGTTCTTGAAAATTCATAACGAGTGGCAACGTATCCTGAAACACCGTAACCCGAAAGATGGAAGTTGTTGTTCTGTCCTTTACCTAACACGCGTACGTCGCTACGACATACCACAGGTCCTCCTCCGATCGTCGATACTAAACTTATACCACTCAGTCCATCGGATGAAGTATAAAGAGGGGTGATCCATCCAAAATCTAAAAAAAGATAATTCAATCCATCCGTATGTTCATACTTCAAAATATCAGGAGTTAAGGTGATGGTTTGGTCTCCACCATGATAACCGGCCATCTGTTGGACGTGGTCAGGAAAGAGGTAAATAAACATTGCCGATTCTAAAGACAAAGCCATTTGGTTTTTAGCAATCACACCTGGGTCAATGTAACCAGAATACTTTACTGGTTGGCCCGGGGTGACAACATATTTCATATGATCTTGGCCAAATGCCAAAAAGAATCGATCCGTAAAGAAATAACTGAACTTAATATTGTATTGAGGAATTTCAAATTTCGATGGATTCAAATATACATCTGCTTTAAAAGACTCGGGTTTGTCTTTTGCATCAACCCCTTTGAGAGTGTATTCGTATCCAGGTCCGCGAAAATTAATATCACTTTGTGTATAGTAACTTCTATTGTATCCCCATTGGATATTCCAGTTTCCTTTTTTATCGTTAATGGTGAGGGGAGTGGCGTTTTCATTGGCCCAAACGGACGAACTAAAGCAGGAACAAATTAACAAAAAGTAAAGTTTATGTTTTAAAGAAACAATCCTTTGTTTGTTTCTAGACCGATCGAAATAGAACATAAACCATATTTTAAATTTCTATGAAAATCGAATAGGCGAATGTATGTTTGGTTCCGAAAAA
Protein-coding sequences here:
- a CDS encoding DUF1993 domain-containing protein produces the protein MVYEISVQSFKKGLGNLTKILEKAETHSATKKFAFENLLNARLYPDQFHLTKQIQIACDTAKLCVARISGKEAPVHDDSETNLEELKLRIASVIQYLDTYKEEDFKFVSEIKVSQPRWEGKYLTGFEYLTNHAIPNFYFHITTAYAILRHNGVEIGKKDYLGEMPFKK